In Vibrio sp. STUT-A11, a genomic segment contains:
- a CDS encoding YfbU family protein codes for MEMSNAQRLILSNQYNLMSQLDPSNAAKYKRLQTIVERGYELQMCELNKDFGRITEAECREIIDIMEMYHAMQESNNLLDNDEKNKVDQRRLQFLGFDIASEAQQVHYVRFLIDSEGLYPQFDKADHHFNSQMPMLDKYRRMLQTWRNCPRQYHLCSNELAQIFSA; via the coding sequence ATGGAAATGTCAAACGCTCAACGTTTGATTCTATCAAACCAGTACAACCTAATGTCTCAACTCGATCCAAGTAATGCGGCGAAATACAAACGCTTACAGACTATCGTCGAGCGTGGTTATGAACTACAAATGTGCGAGTTAAACAAAGACTTTGGCCGTATTACAGAAGCAGAATGTCGCGAAATCATCGACATTATGGAGATGTATCACGCGATGCAAGAGTCTAACAATCTGCTCGACAATGACGAGAAAAACAAAGTCGACCAACGTCGCCTACAGTTCTTGGGGTTCGATATCGCTTCGGAAGCTCAACAAGTACATTACGTACGCTTTTTAATTGACTCTGAAGGACTTTACCCACAATTTGACAAAGCAGACCATCATTTCAACAGCCAAATGCCAATGCTAGACAAATACCGTCGTATGCTGCAAACATGGCGTAACTGCCCTCGTCAATACCATCTATGTTCGAACGAACTGGCACAAATCTTTAGTGCCTAG